From Myxococcota bacterium, one genomic window encodes:
- a CDS encoding serine/threonine-protein kinase — translation MDKYEVKKALGKVDQSGVFLATDKTTGTKVALKLFSSPSDAEREQLLKNAKILQGISHPNVVRILDVGLDDENNVFYAMEYLDGIPLHDLIPPEQGIGFEDSMPYIEKILAGLSAMHTAGVMHLDLKPGNILVVAGEPKIIDFGIIASKGQFRGTAGYVAPEIILGQKPTIKADIYSLGALLAFMWTGHKLFKGTSPENTMAHQLKNFSETIHQPELAGIVQRAIRQDPTIRYTDTAELRQALEFYRHEQQFRREEPSEDISENQWGQWMIAGFLVSLVGIALGIYYSLLTSV, via the coding sequence ATGGACAAATATGAGGTAAAAAAAGCGCTAGGTAAAGTTGACCAATCGGGAGTTTTTTTAGCCACCGACAAAACAACCGGCACAAAGGTCGCCCTAAAACTGTTTTCCAGCCCAAGCGATGCCGAAAGAGAGCAGCTCCTCAAAAACGCAAAAATTTTGCAAGGCATTAGTCATCCCAATGTGGTTCGTATTTTGGACGTGGGGTTGGATGACGAAAATAATGTCTTTTACGCCATGGAGTATTTGGACGGCATTCCACTGCATGATTTGATTCCGCCAGAACAGGGGATAGGCTTTGAAGACAGCATGCCTTATATCGAAAAAATCTTAGCCGGCCTATCTGCCATGCATACAGCAGGTGTGATGCATTTGGATCTCAAGCCCGGCAACATCTTGGTGGTAGCCGGTGAGCCGAAAATCATCGATTTTGGCATTATCGCTTCAAAAGGGCAATTCCGCGGCACTGCTGGTTATGTGGCCCCTGAAATTATTTTAGGCCAAAAGCCAACCATTAAAGCGGATATCTATAGCTTAGGCGCTTTGCTGGCTTTTATGTGGACCGGTCACAAACTCTTCAAAGGCACCTCCCCCGAAAATACCATGGCGCATCAACTGAAGAATTTCTCTGAGACCATCCATCAACCTGAATTGGCGGGCATCGTTCAAAGAGCCATCAGACAAGATCCCACGATTCGATATACGGACACGGCTGAACTGCGACAAGCGTTAGAGTTTTATCGCCATGAGCAGCAATTTAGGAGAGAAGAACCCAGCGAGGATATCTCCGAAAACCAATGGGGCCAATGGATGATCGCAGGCTTTCTGGTGAGCTTAGTGGGCATCGCACTAGGCATTTACTACTCACTCTTAACCTCGGTGTAG
- the xerA gene encoding site-specific tyrosine recombinase/integron integrase, whose translation MLPLIQQFLEYQQKIRHMSVHTHDAYLNDLSQFQAYFPNAEISSINHRHIRQFLAHLKKDHQTSSMARKLSAIRSFLRWCVQESHLETSPADLIDNPKLPKPLPKSLSVDEAFALCEPDDIRDKALIELLYATGIRISELVSLKIKQVDLSAQIVRVMGKGQKERLVPFHDQCKEALEKLIRTLPNTEPESPVFRGSRGKQIDVRVVRRMVGDYGKKAGITGSMHPHRFRHAFATHLLESGADLRAIQEMLGHASISTTQRYTQVNLDYLMKMYDKSHPHAKQK comes from the coding sequence ATGCTTCCGTTAATCCAACAGTTTTTAGAATATCAGCAGAAAATCAGGCATATGTCTGTGCATACGCATGACGCGTATTTAAACGACCTTTCGCAATTTCAGGCCTATTTCCCAAATGCTGAGATTTCGAGCATTAACCACAGGCATATCCGTCAGTTTTTAGCGCATTTAAAAAAAGATCATCAAACCAGTTCAATGGCTCGAAAGCTCAGCGCCATTCGCTCATTCTTAAGGTGGTGCGTGCAAGAAAGCCACCTAGAAACATCGCCGGCGGATTTGATCGATAACCCTAAACTGCCTAAGCCGCTGCCTAAAAGCCTGTCGGTGGACGAAGCGTTCGCCCTTTGCGAGCCGGATGACATTAGAGACAAGGCCCTGATTGAGCTGCTTTATGCGACCGGCATCCGTATTTCGGAGCTGGTTTCGCTCAAAATCAAGCAAGTTGATTTAAGTGCGCAAATTGTTCGCGTCATGGGCAAAGGGCAAAAAGAGCGTTTGGTGCCTTTTCATGACCAATGCAAAGAGGCTTTGGAAAAGCTTATCCGGACCCTGCCAAATACAGAGCCAGAGAGCCCGGTTTTCAGGGGCAGTCGCGGAAAACAAATCGATGTGCGAGTGGTGAGGCGCATGGTAGGTGATTATGGAAAAAAGGCGGGCATTACTGGCAGCATGCACCCTCACCGCTTCAGGCATGCTTTCGCTACTCATTTACTGGAAAGCGGCGCGGATCTTCGAGCGATTCAAGAAATGCTCGGTCACGCCTCGATTTCCACCACACAACGATACACTCAAGTAAACCTGGATTATTTAATGAAAATGTACGACAAATCACATCCGCATGCAAAACAAAAATGA